The sequence TCACCGTCGGAGGAAGCGCGACGATGTCGGTCACCATCTCGCGCGGCGGGAGCTTCAACGGCACGGTCTCGCTCTCGGTCAGTGGGCTCCCGGCGGGAGTCACCGGAACGTTTGCGCCGTCGTCGCTCGACGGGACGCAGACCTCGTCGGTGCTCACCCTGTCGGCCGCCACCAGCGCCGTCGCGGGGAACGCGACGCTCACCGTCTCTGCCTCCGGCAGCGGGGTCACGACGCAGACGGGGACGATACAACTCGTCATCGTGCAGCCGGCCATCACCATCCTCGCGACGCCGACCGCACTCACCATCGTCGCCGGGGCCACGGGAAGTTCGACGATCTCGATTGGACGCTCCGCCGGCTACACCGGCGCCGTGACGCTGGCGCTCGACAACCCACCGGCCGGGATCACCGGGAGCTTCAACCCCTCACCAACGACGGCGAACAGCTCGGCGCTCACCCTCACCGTGGGCGCGTCGGTGACACCCGGCACGTATCCGGTCACCGTGAAGGCAAGCGCCCCCGGCGCCGCTGACAAGACGCTGGCCCTCACGCTCACCATCACGGCCGCGCTTCCCATCGGATTCTCCATGGGCGTGGACCCGGTGGAGTTCGAGCTTCCCGCGGGCAATGGATGGAGTGGCTATGGCGTCGTGTCCGTGCAGCGGCTCAACGGCTTCGCCGGTGCAGTAACGGTGTCGATCTCGTCTCCCGTGGGGGCGGTGGGGTCGGCCGTCGCGCCCACGCCGTCGACGATTGCTGCTGGCGAGACGATGACCAACATGTTCGCGCTTGCGGCTGGCGGCACGGCGCCCGGCGTCTATCCGGTCACGGTGAAGGTGACCGCCCCCGGCTTCGCCGAGCAGACGACGCAGGTGCGCCTTCGCGTCTCGCCGCCGAGCAGCGGGAGCATCCAGTGGAAGTTCTGCTCCGCCAGCCGCGTCCCGCGCTACTTCGCCGTCCGCGACGGCAACGGGGCCTGGCGGCACATCGTGCCATCGGGGCCAGCGGCGGCCACGCGTGCCGATCCGACGATCTACTCCTTCTCGCTCTCGCAACCAACGGCGGCGGTGGCCATGGTCTCGCTGGGCGAGAAGACGAGCGCCTCGCCCCTCATCCAGGGCTTTCGATGGGACGTGTACTACCTCACGGCGCAGGAGGTGGCCGATCGTGCCGCGGCGGAGTGTGTCCGGCACCCCGACTCCAGCACGCGCAGCGCCTCCGGCTCGCTCACCGGCTACCAATCGTTTGATGCGGTCGTGGGATCGGCGAGCAACTACGCCATCGTGAACCCGGGGAGCACCGGACTCGCCACCACGACACTGACGGCGCAGAACCTCCAGCCCGGGGCGTTTGACCTGTTCGTGACGCGCTCCAGCTTCAGCGCGGGGGGGAGCGTCCCCATCGTGACGCAGCAGTTCATCCTCAAGCGCGCGCTGGACCCCGCGTCGGGGACTGGGCTCCCGGCGCTCTCCTTCGCCACGGACGGGATGACGCCCGCCACGGGGAGCGTGGCGATGGGGAACACGAACGGGGAGACGTTCAGCTTCATCTCCAACTTCCTCACGGCGCAGGGGCTGAACGCCATGTTCCACGCCTCTGCCGGATACAGCACCACCAGCCGCACCTGGTACGGAGTCCCCAACGCGCAATTGCAGCCAACGGACCTGCACCAACTGGTGGCGACCACCGGCAACACGAGCGCCCGCCGCGCCGTGATCGCCTACGCCGCGCAGGTCTCCAATCGCACGCTCGACTTCGGCCCCGCGCTGTCGGCGCCATCGATCGCTGGCGGGAGCGGCGCCGTGGCGCCGTGGCTGGTGCGCGCCACGGGGACGCTGGGCGCTGACTACACGGCCCGCGCCTCGCTGTACCTGCGCGAGACCATCGCCGACCCGCGCGCCATCATGATCGTCGCCTCGCGGGGCGCGTTAGGCGCCGGGAGCGCCTACGACGTTGCCGTTCCCGACCTCACGGCGGCCGTGGGCTTCACCGCCTTCTGGAACCTGCGGCGGGGCGCCGGGGTGCGCTGGACCTTTACGGGCGGTGAAGGCGACCCAGGGTCGACCGAGGAGGTCTTCTGCATGCAGGTGGGATACTGCGACGTCAAGGCGGTGGCGGGCGCGGTGTACAAGTCGGCGCAGGCCACCGGGACCATCACGATTCCGTGAGTGCCGACAGGCGCTGGCGCAGCATGTCACGCATGGCGGCCGGCGCAAGCAGTTCCGCGTCGGGGCCGTACTGCAGCACGTGGCGAATGCCCCACGCCTCGTCGGCCAGCGGGTGGTCCATCACGAGCGACTCGTCGGCTGCAAGCACGCGCCGTTCGCGCTCGGCGATCCAGCGCGCGATGCGCGGCGAGTACCGGATGCGCATCGTCCGCATGCCGTCGTGCTGCAGGACACGCCCGTCCTGCAGGACGCGCCCGACATCGATCTCCCGCGGGCGCTCGAACGTCTCGTCGCCCACCATCGCCGATTCGATGCGATCGAGGCGGAAGACCCGGATGGCGTTCGACGTCTCGCAGTGGGCAATCGCGTACAGCATCCCGCTGCTGGCCACGAACATGTACGGGTGAATCACGCGCTGGCCGGGTGTCTCGCTCCCCGACCTGCGGTACACGAGGCGGAGCGTGCGCTGGTCGCGCATGGCGCGCCGCAACGCCGCCAGGTGCTCGGTGTGCGTGGCCTCGCCGAGCGACGCGCCGTGCACGCCATCGGGAATGGTGTCCGAGGGAAGCTTGGCGATCACCTGGCGCAGCCGATCGCGCGCGCGGTCCAGCGCGCCGCGCTCGTCAGGCGGGCGCTGCGTGCGCAACACGGCGAGCCCCAGCTCGAGGGCACACAGCTCGGGCACGGTGAGGCGCATGGGGCGCAGGAAGTGATCGGAGCGAGCCGACACGCGCCCATTCTCGACATATGCCGACACGCCATCCACGAAGCCGGCAGGTGCATCGTAGCGCGTCACGAGCGAGAAGAGGTCCTTCTGCAGCACCGCGACCGTGGTCCCGATGCGGCGTGCAACCTCCTCGACGTCATGTTCCTCGCCGTTGGCAATCTGCGGCACGAGGAGGAGGATGCGCCGAAACTGCGCCACGGCCCCGGTGGCGCTCCACGGCTCGACGGCGCGGGCGCGGCGTGGAGTTGCGGCTGGCGGCATCGCTGTCGGCGCGGGGAGCGGGTCCGGCGAGGGACGCCCATACAGCGTGCACGTCTCGCGCGCCAGCGTGCGGAACGCCTCGACCATCGATGCGGGGGCAACTGGCGCGAGCTCGCCGCCAAACGACAGGAGCCAGCGCGCGAAGACGTCGGCGCGCCGCACGGTGAAGCGACGCTGGTCGCCCGCCCCCGGAACGTCACTCCCCAGCTTCATCGCCGCCACGGTCGGCCCAGATTCACCGCGAAAAGCGACGTCCACGGTCAACGCGTCGCCGTCCCCCAGCTCCCAGGCATGGCGCGAGCGGCCATGGTCACGCAGGCGGAACGTTGCCGGGATCTCGTAGTCGGCGCGCTGCGTGCGCTGGCCGTTCACCGACACGGCCGACATCCGGTTGAGGCGGAAGTTGCGCAACTCCTGGCGACCGCAGTCACGCGCCGCGAGGTACCAGTGACCGCTGAGGAAGAAGAGCCCGTATGGCTCCACCGTGCGGCGCTCGGCGCGGTCGGTGCTCATGGCGTGGTACTCGAACGACACGCGCTTGCGGCGGCGCAGCGCATCGCCTAACGCCTCGAACGTCGCGGCGTCGGGGCGGGTGCGCGCTGCCACGATGTGCGGCTCGCCAGCCGAGGGCGCCATGGCGTCGAGGGGAAGGTCGATCGCCAGCTTGCGCATCGCCCCCTCGGCCTCCAGCGCCAGCATCGGGTCGCCGAGGGTTCGCACGAGCGCCGCCGCGTCCACCACCGCCTGCAGTTCGTCGGCCTCGAACGTCAGCGCCGCGAGTGCGTGATAGCCGTACGCGTCGACGCGTGGCGGCGCGGTGGCCGGGGCATCGGGAACGGCACAGCAGAGGTAGGGGAGATAGAAGTCGCGACGCTCGAGTCGATACGCACCGCCGGCGTTGCCGTCCTCATCGGCCACGGGAACGATCGGAATCCCGAACTTCCTGAGTTCGTCCTTGTCGCGCTCGAACTCGCGCTTGAGCGATTCGCGACGCCGTGTGCGCTCCGCCCCCGCCGGGAGGCGCTCGGTCTCCGCCAGCTCGTTGGCGTACGCCGGGACGTCGGCGGCCAGTTGCGTGAACGTTGCCGGGAACTTGCGCGCGAGGAGCGATGCCACGAGGTCGACCCACCGCTGCAATTTCGGGTTTGGGGTCCCCTCGCCGGCGTCCATGTCTCCTGACGGTTGCGTCGTGCTGTCGTTCACCGCCCCACCTCCATCGAGAATCACGCCGGCTGCTGGCGAACCGGGTTCGCGCGCCGTGCGTCAGCCATGCGCGCCTCCAACCCGCTGGTGCGCCCGGTGGTACGCGCCACCGCCGCGCGAATCGCGGCATGGCTTCCCACGAGCGTGACGCTCTGTCGCGCCCGCGTGGCCGCCGTGTAGAGCAGCTCGCGACTCATGACGCGGCTCTCGTAGTCGGGAACGACGACCATCACGTCGTCGAACTCCGACCCCTGCGACTTGTGTACCGTCATGGCCCACGCCGTCTCGCACGCCGGAAGGCGCGTGGGGGCGACGCCGCGGATCGTTCCATCGTTGGCCCGGAAGTGTACCATGGCGCGCCCGCGCTCGTCGTCGCGCCATACCACGCCGATGTCGCCGTTGAACACGCCAGTCGTGTAGTCGTTGGCTGTCACCAGCACCGGGCGCCGGTGGTACCAGTGATCCTTTACCGAGTGGCCGCGCGTGAGGAGCCAGCGCTCCACGGCGGCATTGATCCCGCTCACGCCAAGGCGCCCCTCGCGCTCGGGGGCCAGGATGCGGAAGGCGTCGAGCGCGTGGAGCAGTTCACCGGACGTCGTGGCCGCCAGGCAGCGCTCGAGGTTGGGGACCAGCGGCGCGACCAGCGCATCGGTGTCGGCGGCGGGAGAGCGCCACTGCGCCTCGGCATGCGCATCGCTGCCTAACGTCTGCAGCACCTGGTCGGCATCGCCAGCCAGGATCGACGCGGCGAGCATCCCGATGGCGGGGTGCCGCTCGAAGCGCCAGGAGTGCGTGAGGAGGTCGACCGAGTGCCGCAGCGCGCTCCCCTCCGGCTCGGCGAACGCCGCGCGGCAGAGGGCGCCGAGCACGTCGCCTGCGTCGACCGAGGCCAGCTGGTTGTGGTCGCCGACGAGCATGAGGCGGGCGCCGGACTTGAGGGCGCGCAGGAGCGCGTCGAGGAGGAGCACATCCACCATCGACGCCTCGTCGACGATCACCAGGTCGTCATCGAGCGGGTCGTTGGCGTTGAAGCGGAAGGTGTCGTGCTGCGGGTGATAGCCTAACAAGCGGTGGAGCGTGCGCGCCTCGCCGGGAAACGGGGCGCGCGTCCCCGTTTCGCGTTCGATGGCGTCGAGTCGCTGGCGAATGGAGTCGGTGAGGCGCGCCGCCGCCTTTCCGGTGGGCGCGGCGAGGGCAACGCGCATCCCGCGCCCCTGGCGCGCCCAATCCACCAGCATCTCCGCCACGCGCGTCGTCTTTCCCGTGCCGGGCCCGCCGGTGATGATGGAGAAGGCATCGGCCCCGCGCTCGGCCCCCAGCGCCACCAGTCGTTGCACGTGCTGCGCGATGCGCCGCTCCGCGTCGAAGTAGCGGCGGAATTGCACGACGCCATCGCGCAGGACGAGTGGGACCACGGGCGGCGTGACGCCATCGCTCACCACACGTGAGCGCGCCAGCACGTCACCCCACCACGCATCGTCGCCGTCCGGCAGCCCTTCGGGGACGGGCGCGCCGGCTGCCTCCACCGCCGCGGCGACCAGGCGCACCGCCGCGCGCGCCTGACGCGCGAGTTGCTCGAGCGTGAGCGCGCTGTGCCCCTCGCGCCGCGCGCGCGAAACCAGCGCCGCGGCCAGCGCGACGGCGAGCGCCTCGTCTCCCACCTCGCCGCGGCGCACGCACATTTCCGCCAGCTGCACGTCGATCGACTCCAGCGCCCGCTCCGAGTGAAGCGCCGCCAGCAGGTCGCGCACCTCGAACGACGCCACCGTCCCATCGATGCCGTCCATCCCCTCCGACGCACCGGGCGTTGCGCCCACCACCTCACGCGACGTCACGCCCGCCTCCCCAGCGCGATGTCCAGTGCGTCGAGCAGCGCGGGGGTGGGTGCATCGCGGAACCACCCGCGGTCCGAGGCGCCGTCCACGCCGCGCAGGAAGACGTACGCCACCCCTCCCCAGTGCCGCGACGGATCGTAGTCACGCTGCCGCACTCGCAGGTGCCGGTGCAGCGCCAGGCAATACAGGTGATACTGCAAGGTATAGTGCGCCTGCATCATCGCGTTGGAGAGCGCCGCGGGGGCGTAGTCGTCATCGTCGTCGCCAGGGTGGTTCGACTTCCAGTCCATCACCCACCACTGCCCATCGCGCTCGAAGGCCAGGTCGATCACCCCGCTCAGGTAGCCGCCGACGGCGGAATCTCGCAGCGTGCGCAGGAATGGAACATAGGCGCGCGCGTGCGCGCTTCCGTGCAGTGCCAGCGCGTCGGCGATCCGGCGGACCGACGCCGACGCCACGGAGAGGTCGAAGCGCCACTCGCGCACGCCGGCGCGCAACGGAATCTCGGCGAGCGAGAAGCCGCCACCGGGCACGGGGGCGCGGCAGACGGTGTCGAGCATCCCCATCACGTCATCCACGCGCTGCTCGGCCGTGTCCACGTCGTCCAGGATGCCGTGGCGCCCCAGCGTGCGCTGCACCATCTCGCGGCTGCGCGGCTCCAGGGGGCGGGAGAAGTCGAGCGACTCGAAGACGTCGTGCAGCGCGATGCCGCCCACGCGCCCGGCGGGGAAGGCGCGGAAGCCGACTGTCGCGCGCCGCTCGTGGGGCTCGCTGCGCAACAGGAGCGGATCGGCCACGTCGCGCCCCTCCTCGCTGTGGGTGTCGGCCACGAGGGCGGTGAACGACGTGAGTTGCCACGTGGCGAGCTGGCCACGCGCCAGCTGCAACGTGCGCGGCCTGGGGACCGTGGCGACCGGCGGCAGCGCCGGCGCCACGGCATTCCACACCGTATGCCCCACCTCGCGCATCGCCATCGTCCCGCCGCTCGCCGACACCATCGCCTGCAGCGTGGCACGGCTGGCCGTCCCACTCTCCGCATCGCGCAACAGCCAGCCGAGCGCCGACTCGCTCGCCAGCGACGCATGCACCGAAGCTTTTCCCGGCTTCCCGATCTCCCCAAACACCACGTAGCAGCGATGAATGGCGCGCGTCAGCGCCACGTACGTCAGGCGCAACTCCTCCTCGTCCATCTCCCGCGCCTGCGCCTTCAGCCGCGCGTCGTGCTCGGTGCCGCCAAGGTCGAGGATCCCTTCTTCTCCCTCCACCACGTTGGCCGGAATCACCTTGAAGGCGACCGCCTTCTCCGCCTTGCGGTCCCACAGCTCGGGGCAGAAGACGACGTCGAACTCGAGCCCCTTGGCCTTGTGCACGGTGAGGAGCTGCACGGCGGCGCTGTCGGTCTCCAGTCGCAGTTCGCGGCGCAACGGAGTGTTGGGGACGGTGCGCTCGCGCGCCATCCACGCCGCGAACCCCTCGGGGGGGACGGCCGCTTCGGCCCACTCATCGTGCAGCAGCTCGATCACGTGCCGCACGTTGGTCATGCGGCGCTCACCGTCGGGGAGGGCGAGGAGGCGCGCCGTCATGTCACGCTCCGCCAGCAGCTCGCTCATCGCCACCGCGAAACCGCGCGAGCGCCACGACTCGCGCGCCGCCGTCAGGCGCTCCACGAGCCCCTGCCACGCCCCCTCCTGCTCCGGACGCAGCATCGACGCGACCTCGCGCGCATCGCTCCCCCACAGGCGCGTCGCCAGCGCCGAGCGAACCGCCCCGCCGTCGCCGGGGTCGGCCATGGCCGTCGCCAGGCGCACGATCTCGTTGGCTTCGTCCGATTGCAGCACGTCGTCGTCGGCGCCGATCACCGCCGGGATGCGCGCGCGGTCCAGCACGCGCTTGAGGGCGCGTGCGCTGCGATTGTAGCGCACCAGCACCGCCATCCTGCCGTATGGCACGCCACGCTGTTGCAGCTGCACGATCTCGTGCGCGATCTCGTCATTGATCATCTCTGCGGCTGCCTCCTTCGAGACAATGCCGCGACTTCGATGGCTCCCGTCGACCCACCACCACTCCAGCGCCGCGCGACCGTCGCCCGCCATGGTCCCCGGCGGTTCCGGCGTCGTGGCCGCCGTCACGCGCGGGAAGTCGATCTCGTCCTCGCTCACCCCGAACGGCAACGGCATCCGCGTGAACAACGCCTCCACAGCACGCACGTAGGCATCGCTGGAGCGGTAGTTCTCCAACAGCGTGAAGCGGCGCGACGCTTCACTCGCTGCGCGGAGGTAGGCCCGGATGTCGGCCCCGCGAAAGCGGTAGATCGACTGCTTGGGATCGCCGATGAGGAAGAGCGGACACCCCGCGAACGCCGTGGAGAAGATCGGATACTGCGTGCGGTCGGTGTCCTGGAACTCGTCGATGAGCGCCGCCCCGAAGCGCGCGCGGATACGCTGCGCCAGTGGGCCGTCGCTCCCCTCCTCGATGAGGACATCCTTGACGGTGCGCAGCAAGTCGTCGAACCCGCGCAGGTGGCGGCGCCGCTTTTCCTCCTCGAACGACTCGTGCACCACCGAGGTGAAGTGCGCCAGCAACCCCTGCGCGCCATCGGCCGCATCGAGCGCGATGCGCGTCCTCTCGTGGCGACGATACGGGATCACCAGGCTCTTCACCCACCCCTCGAACGGCTTGCCGCTGTCGACGACGAGCGTTGCATCGGCGGCGTCGTTGATCAATCGCTTGCGCGCCCAGTCGCGCGCCGCGCGGCCGAACGGCTCGGTATCGTCCTCGATGAAGGTCGTGCGGAAGGGGATGCGCGATTCGAGCGCGCTCTCGCCCAGCACGCGCTGGCAGAAGCCGTGGATGGTGAAGACCGCGAGATCATCGAGCGAACGCAGCGCCGCGGCGATGATCGCGCCACCGTCGGCGCCGTGCTCCTCCGCGAGCGCGAACAGGTCGCCGTTGCGGGCCGTGCGCTCGGGGGGCGAGTTGCTCCACACCTGCTCGGCTTCACGCAGCGTGGTGCGAATGCGCGTGACCAGCTCCTGCGTCGCCTTCTCGGTGAAGGTGACGACGAGGATGCGCGCGAGCGATTCGACCTTGCGTTCCAGGAGGAGGCGAAGGAGGAGGCGCGTGATGGCGAATGTCTTCCCCGTCCCGGCGCTGGCCTCCACGAGCGTGATGCCGGGATCGAGCGAGACGTCGAGCGCGCGGAACGGCGCGGGCGCGTTAGGCGTCATCCCTCCCCTCCGTGTGCCTCGTCCCACCCATCGAACAGCCGCCGCGCGAGCGATTCGAACTCGTCCCAGCTCTCCTCCATCGGGTCGATGCCGCGGAAGCAAAGGGCGACGTAGTCGTCGTGCGCATCGCCACTGGGGGTGTGGTCGTTCGGTTGCGCGTCGTACTTGC is a genomic window of Gemmatimonadaceae bacterium containing:
- a CDS encoding WYL domain-containing protein; its protein translation is MNDSTTQPSGDMDAGEGTPNPKLQRWVDLVASLLARKFPATFTQLAADVPAYANELAETERLPAGAERTRRRESLKREFERDKDELRKFGIPIVPVADEDGNAGGAYRLERRDFYLPYLCCAVPDAPATAPPRVDAYGYHALAALTFEADELQAVVDAAALVRTLGDPMLALEAEGAMRKLAIDLPLDAMAPSAGEPHIVAARTRPDAATFEALGDALRRRKRVSFEYHAMSTDRAERRTVEPYGLFFLSGHWYLAARDCGRQELRNFRLNRMSAVSVNGQRTQRADYEIPATFRLRDHGRSRHAWELGDGDALTVDVAFRGESGPTVAAMKLGSDVPGAGDQRRFTVRRADVFARWLLSFGGELAPVAPASMVEAFRTLARETCTLYGRPSPDPLPAPTAMPPAATPRRARAVEPWSATGAVAQFRRILLLVPQIANGEEHDVEEVARRIGTTVAVLQKDLFSLVTRYDAPAGFVDGVSAYVENGRVSARSDHFLRPMRLTVPELCALELGLAVLRTQRPPDERGALDRARDRLRQVIAKLPSDTIPDGVHGASLGEATHTEHLAALRRAMRDQRTLRLVYRRSGSETPGQRVIHPYMFVASSGMLYAIAHCETSNAIRVFRLDRIESAMVGDETFERPREIDVGRVLQDGRVLQHDGMRTMRIRYSPRIARWIAERERRVLAADESLVMDHPLADEAWGIRHVLQYGPDAELLAPAAMRDMLRQRLSALTES
- the recD gene encoding exodeoxyribonuclease V subunit alpha, which gives rise to MTSREVVGATPGASEGMDGIDGTVASFEVRDLLAALHSERALESIDVQLAEMCVRRGEVGDEALAVALAAALVSRARREGHSALTLEQLARQARAAVRLVAAAVEAAGAPVPEGLPDGDDAWWGDVLARSRVVSDGVTPPVVPLVLRDGVVQFRRYFDAERRIAQHVQRLVALGAERGADAFSIITGGPGTGKTTRVAEMLVDWARQGRGMRVALAAPTGKAAARLTDSIRQRLDAIERETGTRAPFPGEARTLHRLLGYHPQHDTFRFNANDPLDDDLVIVDEASMVDVLLLDALLRALKSGARLMLVGDHNQLASVDAGDVLGALCRAAFAEPEGSALRHSVDLLTHSWRFERHPAIGMLAASILAGDADQVLQTLGSDAHAEAQWRSPAADTDALVAPLVPNLERCLAATTSGELLHALDAFRILAPEREGRLGVSGINAAVERWLLTRGHSVKDHWYHRRPVLVTANDYTTGVFNGDIGVVWRDDERGRAMVHFRANDGTIRGVAPTRLPACETAWAMTVHKSQGSEFDDVMVVVPDYESRVMSRELLYTAATRARQSVTLVGSHAAIRAAVARTTGRTSGLEARMADARRANPVRQQPA
- a CDS encoding UvrD-helicase domain-containing protein; translation: MTPNAPAPFRALDVSLDPGITLVEASAGTGKTFAITRLLLRLLLERKVESLARILVVTFTEKATQELVTRIRTTLREAEQVWSNSPPERTARNGDLFALAEEHGADGGAIIAAALRSLDDLAVFTIHGFCQRVLGESALESRIPFRTTFIEDDTEPFGRAARDWARKRLINDAADATLVVDSGKPFEGWVKSLVIPYRRHERTRIALDAADGAQGLLAHFTSVVHESFEEEKRRRHLRGFDDLLRTVKDVLIEEGSDGPLAQRIRARFGAALIDEFQDTDRTQYPIFSTAFAGCPLFLIGDPKQSIYRFRGADIRAYLRAASEASRRFTLLENYRSSDAYVRAVEALFTRMPLPFGVSEDEIDFPRVTAATTPEPPGTMAGDGRAALEWWWVDGSHRSRGIVSKEAAAEMINDEIAHEIVQLQQRGVPYGRMAVLVRYNRSARALKRVLDRARIPAVIGADDDVLQSDEANEIVRLATAMADPGDGGAVRSALATRLWGSDAREVASMLRPEQEGAWQGLVERLTAARESWRSRGFAVAMSELLAERDMTARLLALPDGERRMTNVRHVIELLHDEWAEAAVPPEGFAAWMARERTVPNTPLRRELRLETDSAAVQLLTVHKAKGLEFDVVFCPELWDRKAEKAVAFKVIPANVVEGEEGILDLGGTEHDARLKAQAREMDEEELRLTYVALTRAIHRCYVVFGEIGKPGKASVHASLASESALGWLLRDAESGTASRATLQAMVSASGGTMAMREVGHTVWNAVAPALPPVATVPRPRTLQLARGQLATWQLTSFTALVADTHSEEGRDVADPLLLRSEPHERRATVGFRAFPAGRVGGIALHDVFESLDFSRPLEPRSREMVQRTLGRHGILDDVDTAEQRVDDVMGMLDTVCRAPVPGGGFSLAEIPLRAGVREWRFDLSVASASVRRIADALALHGSAHARAYVPFLRTLRDSAVGGYLSGVIDLAFERDGQWWVMDWKSNHPGDDDDDYAPAALSNAMMQAHYTLQYHLYCLALHRHLRVRQRDYDPSRHWGGVAYVFLRGVDGASDRGWFRDAPTPALLDALDIALGRRA